A genomic region of Neisseria cinerea contains the following coding sequences:
- a CDS encoding ABC transporter ATP-binding protein: protein MTAPALQIRQLTKNFQNHAVLQNISLTLGKGEILFVIGASGCGKTTLLRCLAGFEQPDSGEISLYGRTIYSENTNLPVRERRLGYVVQEGVLFPHLTVYRNIAYGLGNGKGKTAQERQRIEAMMTLTGISELSNRHPHELSGGQQQRVALARALAPDPELILLDEPFSALDEQLRRQIREDMIAALRANGKSAVFVSHDREEALQYADRIAVMKQGRILQTAAPHELYRQPADLETALFIGEGISLPATLNADGTADSELGRLPVGNTLPAGTRGTLLIRPEQFSFNRPNTHAAELSATILNAIPKARHIQILLKIEQTILTLNTPYAPDCSDGTQTRIYLNSEALFFPEQPAP, encoded by the coding sequence ATGACCGCACCCGCACTCCAAATCCGCCAACTGACCAAAAACTTCCAGAACCATGCCGTTCTACAAAATATCTCGCTCACACTCGGCAAAGGGGAAATCCTCTTCGTCATCGGTGCATCAGGTTGCGGCAAAACCACGCTGCTGCGCTGCCTTGCCGGTTTTGAACAGCCCGATTCCGGAGAAATCTCGCTTTACGGAAGAACAATCTATTCAGAAAATACCAACCTCCCCGTCCGCGAACGCCGTTTGGGTTACGTCGTACAGGAAGGCGTACTGTTCCCCCACCTGACCGTTTACCGCAACATCGCCTACGGTCTCGGCAACGGCAAAGGCAAGACGGCGCAGGAGCGGCAACGCATCGAAGCCATGATGACCCTGACCGGCATTTCCGAACTCTCAAACCGTCATCCGCACGAACTTTCAGGCGGACAGCAACAACGTGTCGCCCTCGCCCGCGCCCTCGCCCCCGATCCTGAACTCATCCTGCTGGACGAACCCTTCAGCGCACTGGACGAACAATTGCGCCGCCAGATTCGCGAAGACATGATTGCCGCCCTGCGCGCCAACGGCAAATCTGCCGTTTTCGTCAGCCACGACCGGGAAGAAGCCCTGCAATACGCCGACCGGATTGCCGTCATGAAACAAGGACGCATCCTCCAGACTGCAGCCCCCCACGAACTGTACCGACAACCTGCCGACCTTGAAACGGCCCTGTTTATCGGCGAAGGCATCTCCCTGCCCGCCACACTCAACGCCGACGGTACGGCAGACTCCGAATTGGGCAGGCTCCCTGTCGGAAACACCTTACCCGCAGGCACACGCGGCACACTGCTCATCCGTCCGGAACAATTCAGCTTCAACCGCCCGAACACCCATGCTGCCGAATTATCCGCCACCATCCTCAACGCCATACCCAAAGCACGCCACATCCAAATCCTCCTGAAAATCGAGCAAACCATCCTGACGCTGAACACCCCCTACGCACCCGATTGTTCAGACGGCACACAGACACGCATCTACTTGAATTCAGAAGCACTGTTTTTCCCGGAGCAGCCTGCCCCGTAA